GTGGGTGTACCCGCTTTTTGTAAATGAGTTTGGGGACCATCTGAACGTACTTGTTGTCCAAATTTTAACCTTTCCAAAAAGGGAATTAAAAAGGGACCACTTACTAAACAAATAACTAAAGCTATTATAAAAACCAAGCTAGTTTCTGGCAAACAAACTCCCCCCTAGGCCATTAAACCGACCACAATTTCCTCCATACCTACACCCCGTGAACCTTTAACCAAAATTACATCACCTGGGCGTTTAATTTCTGCTAACTTATTTAAAGCTGCTTCATTTGTAGTACAAACCTCAATCTTTTTTTCACTCATTCCAGCTAACCGAGCACCTTCTGCAATTAAAGGCCCTAATTCACCTACGGTAATAAGGTATGCTATATCCATTTTTTTGACTAGCTGGCCAACAAAAAAATGTCCCTGTTCACTATAAGTACCCAATTCATTCATAGAACCCAAAACAGCAAGTGCCCTTTTAGTTCCAGCTACTTGTTTTAATACTTCCAAAGCTGCGGCTGCTGAATCTGGATTAGCATTATAAGTATCATCAATAATTTGAATGTTTTCCTTCAAATTGTTTTTTAAACACAAACGACCTGTAGGTAAAGTTACCTGTTGCAGCCCACTTTGAATTTCCGAAAAAGAAAGGCCCAAAGCCCTAGCAATAATTATAGGTCCTAAAGCATTAATCACATTATGTTTTCCCCAAAGGGAGATTTCCAAAGGAACTTTAATTTGATCTTGTTCCTCCAAAGTAAAAGTAAAGCCCTTTTCTCGAGGAATAATCTGGCGAGCCCTAAAATCCCCTTCTGCAGTAATTCCAAACCAAGATAAGGAACAACTTGCCTTGGGCAGCCAAGGTAATAACAGATCGCGATTTTCAATCGGCAGAGCCAATTTTCCACTTTGCGGAGGATAAACAAGCAATTCCGCTTTAGCTTCAGCAATTTTTTCCAAGGACCCCAAAAGTTCAGCATGAGTATATCCTAAATTAGTAATTATTCCATAATCAGGCTGACTAATTTGGCAAAGATAATCAATTTCACCAAGAGCCCGCATACCCATTTCCAATATTAAAAAACGATGTTCAGGTTTTAAAGATAAAATAGTTAACGGAACCCCGATCTCATTATTATAATTTTCCCATGTTTTTAAAACAGGGCCCTTAACCGCCAATAAAGCTGCCATAATTTCCTTAGTAGTGGTTTTACCCACACTTCCCGTAATAGCAATTACGGGATGAGCAAAACGCTGCCGCTGAGCCATGGCCAATTGTCCTATAGCTGTCAACGGATCTTTTACCAATATCAAAGGAAAATCCCGATGAATAAAATTTTGCGGCCGCCGAGTCACTACCGCACCTGCTGCCCCTTTTTCATAAGCCTTGCTTA
The window above is part of the Clostridia bacterium genome. Proteins encoded here:
- a CDS encoding UDP-N-acetylmuramoyl-tripeptide--D-alanyl-D-alanine ligase produces the protein MWGFTWPEIAEIVDGQLENGETSSVPTGASHDTRHLKKGDLFFAFSGEKTDGHNFLSKAYEKGAAGAVVTRRPQNFIHRDFPLILVKDPLTAIGQLAMAQRQRFAHPVIAITGSVGKTTTKEIMAALLAVKGPVLKTWENYNNEIGVPLTILSLKPEHRFLILEMGMRALGEIDYLCQISQPDYGIITNLGYTHAELLGSLEKIAEAKAELLVYPPQSGKLALPIENRDLLLPWLPKASCSLSWFGITAEGDFRARQIIPREKGFTFTLEEQDQIKVPLEISLWGKHNVINALGPIIIARALGLSFSEIQSGLQQVTLPTGRLCLKNNLKENIQIIDDTYNANPDSAAAALEVLKQVAGTKRALAVLGSMNELGTYSEQGHFFVGQLVKKMDIAYLITVGELGPLIAEGARLAGMSEKKIEVCTTNEAALNKLAEIKRPGDVILVKGSRGVGMEEIVVGLMA